The Terriglobales bacterium sequence CAGCTCGTCGCTGCGCATGAATTCGAGCTGCTGGCCGGCGAGCGGTCCGAACAGGGCCTTGCCCGAGACCTGCTGCCACCAGGTGCCGGTCTCCGCGTCGCGCATGAGGAAGTTCTGGTTGTTGATGCCGGCCAGGTGAAAGCTGAGCGTCCTTCCCCCGACCGTCCGTTTCCACACCAGACCGGTGTGGCACAGCGTTCAATAAGTGGCGACCAGCGGCACGCCTCCCAGCGTGTCGTTGACCAGGTGGTGGTAGGCCATGGCGCGGATGGGATAGGCGCGGGCCTGGGCGCCGCTGCGCACCGCCAGCACCATCTCGTCGGAATCGAGCTTGACCTGCGCCGCGCTCTCGAACTGCGGGGTGGTGATGGGCCGGAAGAAGACGCGCTCGAAGTAATTGAAGCGCGCCAGCGCGGCGGAGGCGACCACCAGCAGCACTCCCACGGTGACCAGCGCCTTCCGCGGCCAGCGCGAGCCACGCAAGAGCCCGAACGCCAGGATCAGGGCGGCGAGGCCGGTCACGACGGTTACCAGCGGCGCCCAGGTGCGCAGCGTGAGCGCCAGCGTCAGGGCCTCCGGCGACTGGCCGCGGAATGGCCGGATGATCCACGCCGGGATGAGCACCACGGCGAGACTTGCCACGACCAGCAGCGCGAAGAGGGCGCGTTTCATGGGCTTCTGTGATTCTCCCGGTTCTCTGGCCGTCATGCAAGCTCGGCTTGAACCACGGAGGCACGGAGGCGCGGAGCAAGTCAAAAGCATGACCACGAAGGACACCCCTCGGCCCCGCTCGGGGCAGGCTCCGGGACACGAAGGCCATCCGCGGAGGGCGGACCTAAGGAACCAGCCGTCGGTAGCGGGCGTAGTCGTGGATGGCGACGCCGAGGAAGCTCGGGTGCCGTTGGAATGCCGCCTCAACGGAAGCGGCGATTGCTTCCAGGTCTGACTCCGCAGGCCCGCTGGCAGAGTTCGCGGGCAGGTGGGAGGGATCGGCGCTGATGCCGATCCAGAGCTTTTTCCCGGCAGCGTCCGCGGACTCCATCTTTGCCCGGTTGGCGTCCACGACCTTCTGAGCGGTGTCCTTGTATGTCATCACCACGATCTGGTCGGCCCGGTCGAGGACCGCTTCGCTCATGGACCGGGGACCGGCTGTAATCCGGTTGAACGAGACCGGCACGTCCACTACCAGCGGGAGCGCCAGCGGGCGCGCCTGATCGCGGATCCAATCAACGAACGCGAGGTAGCGCGCGGCCAGGTCTTCGTGTCGTACGGCCTTCCACTCCGGCAGCGACTGGGGCTCGACATCCAGGTGGATGGCGTCGAAGCGCTCGGTCGGGCGGCTTTCTCCGTCATAGTGCCGCACCGCCTCCAGGAAAGCGACAGCGCCGGAGCGGCGGTCGGGGAAGAGCCAGTCCGGCTCGCCGTTCAGGGCCTGCACAGTGATTCCCTGGGCGTGAGCGCGGCGGATGAGGCGGCGGTAGAGCTCGGGCTCGTGTTGCAGCCGTTGGGTTGCCGCCGAGAAGAAAATCGTGCTGGTTCGTTTCTTGGCGGTGAAGGCAAGCAGGGCCTCCAACTCGCCGGGATCCTCGAACAAGGCAGGCTTCCAGACCCAGAGCGCGCGCGCGGGCCGGAGGGCCGACCTGGAGGAGGCGATTTGCGCGCACA is a genomic window containing:
- a CDS encoding DUF3179 domain-containing (seleno)protein, which translates into the protein MLLTCSAPPCLRGSSRACMTAREPGESQKPMKRALFALLVVASLAVVLIPAWIIRPFRGQSPEALTLALTLRTWAPLVTVVTGLAALILAFGLLRGSRWPRKALVTVGVLLVVASAALARFNYFERVFFRPITTPQFESAAQVKLDSDEMVLAVRSGAQARAYPIRAMAYHHLVNDTLGGVPLVATYUTLCHTGLVWKRTVGGRTLSFHLAGINNQNFLMRDAETGTWWQQVSGKALFGPLAGQQLEFMRSDEL